A genomic window from Oceanobacillus timonensis includes:
- a CDS encoding PhnD/SsuA/transferrin family substrate-binding protein, producing MKKTLTKLGILLLLVLFAAGCSESSAGAGEGQAEVDDVIDVVWYPNESGEDLKSSRDEIGRIIEDATGKEVEHHLTTDYAIAIETLVNNNADVAFMGAQGYIEAKNGNDAIQPIVVPTGPSGTLDDAVYHSWLAVNVDDQDNYKKDGEYSLDTIADKRFSFVSNSSTSGFKVPSSGIIAHFTEQDSYKDLTEEDLMEGGPLFSQVLFGNSHQGSAVNLLDGNADVAAFCDTCVENYVEVAEGEENEVGSIYKVKENAEQPFNNVTGKEFTLMDVTPVLNAPFAANMESLGEEDYEKLQEALTSDEVADNEGIFVPEDSEGSALFFKSDKERFAPVEDEWFDPIRELQ from the coding sequence ATGAAGAAAACGTTAACTAAATTAGGTATTTTGCTTTTATTGGTTCTATTCGCAGCAGGATGTTCAGAAAGTAGTGCGGGTGCAGGAGAAGGGCAAGCGGAAGTAGATGATGTCATTGATGTTGTCTGGTACCCCAATGAGTCGGGGGAAGATTTGAAATCATCTCGTGATGAGATTGGAAGAATAATTGAAGATGCTACTGGAAAAGAAGTAGAGCATCATTTAACAACAGATTATGCGATTGCAATTGAGACGTTAGTGAATAATAACGCAGATGTAGCATTTATGGGTGCTCAAGGTTATATTGAAGCAAAGAATGGCAACGACGCGATCCAGCCAATCGTTGTTCCAACTGGTCCGTCTGGAACATTAGATGACGCAGTGTATCATAGCTGGCTGGCAGTAAATGTAGACGATCAGGACAATTATAAAAAAGATGGCGAATATTCCTTAGATACAATAGCGGACAAGAGGTTTTCATTTGTGTCTAACAGCTCCACTTCAGGATTCAAAGTGCCATCTTCAGGAATTATTGCTCATTTTACAGAGCAAGATTCGTATAAAGATTTGACAGAAGAAGATTTAATGGAGGGCGGACCGCTTTTTTCACAAGTTCTTTTTGGAAACTCTCACCAGGGTTCTGCAGTGAATTTATTGGATGGAAATGCAGATGTAGCAGCTTTTTGTGATACCTGCGTAGAAAACTACGTAGAGGTAGCTGAAGGAGAAGAGAATGAAGTTGGCTCCATCTACAAAGTAAAGGAAAATGCGGAACAGCCATTTAACAACGTAACAGGAAAAGAGTTCACGTTAATGGATGTAACGCCGGTTCTTAATGCACCATTTGCTGCAAATATGGAGAGCTTAGGTGAAGAAGATTATGAGAAATTACAAGAAGCATTAACCTCAGATGAAGTAGCCGATAATGAAGGGATTTTTGTACCGGAAGATTCGGAGGGGTCGGCATTGTTCTTTAAATCGGACAAAGAACGTTTTGCGCCAGTAGAAGATGAGTGGTTTGACCCGATTCGTGAACTTCAATAA
- a CDS encoding PHP domain-containing protein, translating to MKADLHVHSTYSDGSDHVETVLEQAVKHGVKQISFVDHDSVAGLAEKQALGKSYGIEVIPGIEISAYDLKRNRKVHVLGYNYYPEAKHTESLCKTVRDRRQAHTLWQIDQLNKHGYQIDPQAVIKAAHPSETIYKQHVMQQITSAAYDSKSYQALYHNIFKGGGPAAGDIEYVDAFLAVEAIVADGGVAVVAHPGQLHSYEMISELVEAGLGGIERNHPDHTAKDHKQVEELAEKYGLIMTGGTDYHGDFGMQIEVGSITSPSFLNQVLID from the coding sequence ATGAAAGCTGATCTCCATGTGCACAGCACCTATTCGGATGGTTCTGACCATGTGGAAACAGTACTGGAACAAGCGGTGAAACATGGGGTGAAACAAATCAGCTTTGTTGATCATGATAGCGTAGCTGGTCTTGCTGAAAAACAAGCTTTAGGAAAAAGTTACGGTATTGAAGTAATTCCAGGCATTGAAATATCGGCTTATGATTTGAAACGAAATCGGAAAGTACACGTACTTGGCTATAATTATTATCCTGAAGCGAAGCACACCGAATCCCTTTGTAAAACGGTCCGAGACAGGAGACAGGCTCATACACTTTGGCAAATTGACCAGCTTAATAAACATGGCTATCAGATTGATCCGCAAGCAGTGATCAAAGCTGCGCACCCAAGTGAAACCATTTATAAGCAGCATGTTATGCAGCAAATTACATCGGCTGCATACGATTCTAAGTCGTATCAAGCGTTGTATCACAACATTTTTAAGGGAGGTGGGCCTGCTGCTGGGGATATTGAATATGTGGATGCGTTTCTTGCTGTAGAAGCGATTGTGGCTGATGGAGGTGTGGCTGTTGTTGCGCATCCAGGCCAGCTGCATTCCTATGAAATGATTTCGGAACTTGTGGAAGCTGGTTTGGGAGGTATTGAGCGGAATCACCCTGATCATACTGCGAAAGATCATAAACAAGTAGAGGAATTAGCTGAAAAATATGGTTTAATCATGACTGGTGGTACAGATTATCATGGTGATTTTGGAATGCAAATAGAGGTCGGTTCGATTACGAGCCCTTCCTTTTTAAATCAAGTGTTAATCGATTAA